Proteins from a genomic interval of Polaribacter sejongensis:
- the rplX gene encoding 50S ribosomal protein L24 has translation MKKFKLKSGDTVKVIAGDHKGSEGKVLQIIKEKDRVLVEGVNLVSKHTKPSAQNPQGGIVKKEASLHISNLMLVEDGVAVRVGYKVDGDTKTRVSKKTKK, from the coding sequence ATGAAGAAGTTCAAATTAAAATCAGGAGATACTGTAAAAGTAATTGCAGGAGATCATAAAGGATCTGAAGGAAAGGTTTTACAAATCATTAAAGAGAAGGATAGAGTTTTAGTAGAAGGTGTAAACTTAGTTTCTAAGCACACTAAACCTAGCGCTCAAAACCCTCAAGGTGGTATTGTAAAGAAAGAAGCTTCACTTCACATCTCTAACTTAATGTTAGTAGAAGATGGTGTAGCTGTGAGAGTAGGTTATAAGGTTGATGGAGATACTAAGACTAGAGTCTCTAAAAAAACTAAAAAATAA
- the rplE gene encoding 50S ribosomal protein L5, which yields MSYVPRLKAEYKERVISALTEEFSYKNVMQVPKLEKIVVSKGVGAAIADKKLIDYALEELTKITGQKAVSTLSKKDIAAFKLRKGMPIGVKVTLRGDKMYEFLDRLVTASLPRVRDFNGIKANGFDGRGNYNLGITEQIIYPEINIDQVKKISGMDITFVTSADTDKEAKSLLGELGLPFKKN from the coding sequence ATGAGTTACGTACCAAGATTAAAAGCAGAATACAAGGAAAGAGTTATAAGTGCTCTTACTGAAGAATTCAGTTATAAGAATGTAATGCAAGTACCAAAATTAGAAAAAATAGTTGTTTCTAAAGGTGTTGGTGCTGCAATTGCAGATAAGAAATTAATAGATTATGCTTTAGAAGAGTTGACTAAAATTACAGGTCAAAAAGCAGTTTCTACATTGTCTAAGAAAGATATCGCAGCTTTTAAATTGCGTAAAGGGATGCCAATTGGTGTTAAAGTTACTTTACGTGGTGATAAAATGTATGAGTTCTTAGATAGATTAGTTACCGCTTCTCTACCTCGTGTTAGAGACTTTAACGGTATAAAAGCTAATGGTTTTGATGGAAGAGGTAATTACAATTTAGGAATTACTGAACAAATCATCTACCCAGAGATTAATATTGATCAAGTTAAAAAAATTAGTGGAATGGATATTACTTTTGTAACATCTGCAGATACTGATAAAGAAGCTAAATCATTATTAGGAGAATTAGGTTTACCATTCAAAAAAAATTAA
- the rpsN gene encoding 30S ribosomal protein S14, which produces MAKESMKARERKRAATVAKYAEKRKALKEAGDYDALQKLPKNASPVRMHNRCKLTGRPKGYMRQFGLSRVTFREMANQGLIPGVKKASW; this is translated from the coding sequence ATGGCTAAAGAATCAATGAAAGCGCGTGAGCGTAAGAGAGCAGCAACTGTTGCTAAATATGCTGAAAAGAGAAAAGCTTTAAAAGAAGCTGGAGACTATGATGCATTACAAAAATTACCTAAGAATGCTTCACCAGTTAGAATGCATAACAGATGTAAGTTAACTGGTCGTCCAAAAGGATATATGAGACAATTTGGTTTATCTCGTGTTACTTTTAGAGAAATGGCCAATCAAGGGTTGATACCAGGTGTGAAAAAAGCATCTTGGTAG